One Methylocaldum marinum DNA window includes the following coding sequences:
- the arsS gene encoding arsenosugar biosynthesis radical SAM (seleno)protein ArsS (Some members of this family are selenoproteins.), giving the protein MHAILPLIQSGDFPAIIRGKLDTVQVNLGYRCNQACLHCHVNAGPKRKEMMSGETVDQVLELLRRAEVAGLDLTGGAPEMNRHFRYLVEAARELGVRVIDRCNLTILEEPGYEDLADFLAGQPVEIIASLPCYLEDNVDRQRGNGVFAASIRALGKLNRLGYGQGGSGLILNLVYNPQGPTLPPAQDQLEAVYRRELKARYDIVFNRLYALANMPIQRFGSTLVSNGAFEPYMRLLKSAHRDENLENVMCRSLISIDWQGYVHDCDFNQMLGLALGGRRRHITEIDATALTGEAIATADHCYGCTAGCGSSCGGALNP; this is encoded by the coding sequence ATGCATGCGATTTTGCCTTTGATACAATCCGGCGATTTCCCGGCGATCATCCGCGGAAAGCTGGACACGGTGCAGGTGAACCTCGGCTACCGCTGTAATCAGGCCTGCCTGCACTGCCACGTCAATGCCGGGCCGAAACGCAAGGAGATGATGAGCGGGGAAACCGTGGACCAGGTACTGGAGTTGCTTCGGCGGGCCGAAGTCGCCGGCCTGGACCTGACCGGAGGCGCGCCGGAGATGAACCGGCATTTCCGCTACCTGGTGGAAGCCGCTCGGGAGTTGGGTGTGCGGGTGATCGACCGCTGCAATCTCACCATTCTGGAAGAACCCGGTTACGAAGATCTGGCGGATTTCCTCGCCGGGCAGCCGGTGGAAATCATCGCTTCCCTCCCCTGCTACCTGGAGGACAACGTGGACCGGCAGCGCGGCAACGGCGTGTTTGCGGCCAGTATCCGCGCCCTCGGGAAACTCAACCGACTCGGCTACGGCCAGGGTGGCTCGGGACTGATCCTGAACCTGGTCTACAACCCGCAGGGACCAACGCTGCCGCCGGCCCAGGACCAACTGGAAGCCGTCTACCGACGCGAGCTGAAAGCCCGCTACGACATTGTTTTCAATCGGCTTTACGCGCTTGCCAACATGCCGATCCAGCGTTTCGGCAGCACCCTGGTGTCGAACGGCGCGTTCGAACCCTACATGCGTTTGCTGAAAAGCGCCCATCGCGACGAAAATCTCGAAAACGTCATGTGCCGCAGCTTGATCAGCATCGATTGGCAGGGCTACGTCCACGACTGTGATTTCAACCAGATGCTGGGCTTGGCGCTAGGCGGGCGGCGGCGTCATATCACTGAAATCGATGCGACCGCATTGACCGGCGAGGCCATCGCTACGGCCGATCATTGCTATGGCTGCACGGCCGGCTGCGGCAGCTCCTGCGGCGGCGCGCTGAACCCATAA
- a CDS encoding FAD-dependent oxidoreductase: MNPYRIGLVIVLVLLAGAFFAFDLQRFFTLEALKNQQGAIAEYRSVHPVLSVAVYSLIYVAVTSLSLPGAAVLTLAGGAVFGLPGGTVIVSFASTIGATLAFLASRFLFRDAIRSRFGERLQAIDSGMARDGAFYLFTLRLVPVFPFFVINLVMGLTAIPARTFYWVSQVGMLPGTFLYVNAGTQLAKIESLSDILSPSLLFSFALLGLFPLLARRLVDAIKARKVYERWEKPERFDRNLVVIGAGSAGLVAAYIAAAVKAKVTLIEKHRMGGDCLNTGCVPSKALIRTAKLLSHIARASEFGVRKATAEFDFADAMERVQKVIRTVAPHDSAERYIRLGVEVIEGEARIVSPWAVDVRTAAGTRTLSTRAIVIAAGARPFVPPIPGLEAVDYLTSDNVWELRDLPRRLVVLGGGPIGCELAQTFGRFGSRVIQVEMMPRLLSREDPEVSDFITRRFRDEGIDLRLGHQAKRILVENGEKILVAEHQGQEIRIPFDRILVAVGRIANTEGYGLEELGISTTQSRTVETDEFLRTIYPNIYACGDAAGPFQFTHTAAHQAWYAGVNALFGGVRKFRADYRVIPWATFTDPEVARVGLNEQEAEERGIRYEISRYGIDDLDRAITDGEPHGFVKVLSVPGKDRILGVTLVGEHAGDLIAEFVLAMKHGLGLNKILGTIHIYPTLAEANKYAAGAWKRAHVPETLLRWVEWYHTARRG, encoded by the coding sequence ATGAACCCTTACCGTATCGGCCTGGTCATCGTTCTCGTGTTGCTCGCCGGGGCTTTTTTCGCGTTCGACCTGCAACGCTTTTTCACTCTGGAGGCGCTGAAGAACCAGCAGGGCGCCATCGCGGAGTATCGAAGCGTGCATCCTGTTCTCTCCGTCGCGGTGTACAGCCTGATCTACGTGGCGGTCACGAGTCTGTCCCTGCCCGGAGCGGCCGTGCTGACCCTGGCCGGAGGCGCCGTTTTCGGGCTGCCGGGGGGTACGGTGATCGTATCTTTCGCCTCGACCATCGGGGCGACCCTGGCCTTTCTCGCATCCCGTTTCCTGTTTCGCGATGCGATCCGGTCCCGGTTCGGCGAGCGCTTGCAAGCCATCGATTCAGGGATGGCGCGTGATGGTGCGTTTTACCTGTTTACCCTGCGGCTGGTGCCGGTCTTCCCATTCTTCGTCATCAATCTGGTCATGGGCCTGACGGCCATACCCGCTCGCACATTTTATTGGGTGAGCCAGGTGGGCATGCTGCCGGGAACGTTTCTTTACGTGAATGCCGGCACCCAGCTGGCCAAGATCGAATCCCTGTCGGATATTCTCTCACCGAGCCTGCTGTTTTCGTTTGCGCTACTGGGGCTGTTCCCCCTGCTGGCCCGCAGGCTGGTGGATGCGATCAAGGCGCGCAAGGTATACGAGCGCTGGGAAAAACCCGAACGCTTCGACCGTAACCTGGTGGTGATCGGGGCGGGTTCTGCGGGTCTGGTCGCGGCTTATATTGCTGCCGCCGTGAAAGCGAAGGTGACGCTGATCGAAAAACACCGCATGGGTGGCGATTGCCTCAACACCGGCTGTGTTCCTTCGAAAGCCCTGATACGCACCGCGAAACTGCTGAGCCATATCGCCCGGGCATCCGAGTTCGGCGTTCGGAAGGCCACTGCGGAGTTCGATTTCGCCGATGCGATGGAACGGGTGCAGAAGGTGATCCGGACGGTGGCACCGCATGATTCGGCGGAACGTTACATCCGGCTGGGTGTTGAAGTCATCGAAGGCGAGGCGCGGATCGTTTCGCCCTGGGCGGTAGACGTTCGGACGGCAGCCGGCACTCGCACGCTCAGCACCCGCGCCATCGTCATCGCCGCCGGTGCGAGGCCGTTTGTGCCGCCCATCCCCGGATTGGAGGCGGTGGACTATCTCACTTCGGATAATGTCTGGGAATTGCGGGATCTGCCCCGGCGCCTGGTTGTCCTCGGCGGCGGTCCCATAGGCTGTGAGCTGGCGCAGACCTTCGGTCGCTTCGGCAGCCGGGTGATCCAAGTGGAGATGATGCCGCGCCTGCTGAGCCGGGAGGATCCTGAAGTGTCCGATTTCATTACGCGGCGTTTTCGTGACGAGGGTATAGACCTTCGCTTGGGGCACCAAGCCAAGCGGATTCTCGTCGAGAATGGCGAAAAAATCCTGGTCGCCGAGCACCAGGGGCAAGAAATACGGATACCGTTCGACCGGATACTGGTCGCGGTCGGCCGCATTGCCAACACCGAGGGTTACGGGCTGGAAGAACTGGGTATTTCCACGACGCAATCGCGCACCGTCGAAACCGACGAATTTCTCCGGACGATTTATCCCAATATCTACGCCTGCGGAGACGCTGCGGGGCCGTTCCAGTTCACCCATACCGCCGCCCACCAGGCGTGGTACGCCGGCGTCAACGCGCTGTTCGGCGGTGTCAGGAAATTCCGGGCCGATTACCGGGTCATTCCCTGGGCAACCTTTACCGATCCGGAAGTCGCACGCGTCGGCCTTAATGAACAGGAAGCGGAGGAGCGAGGCATACGGTATGAAATCAGCCGCTACGGCATCGACGATCTGGACCGCGCCATCACCGACGGCGAGCCGCACGGTTTCGTCAAGGTGCTGAGCGTGCCGGGCAAGGACCGAATCCTCGGCGTGACCCTCGTCGGCGAACATGCGGGAGACCTGATCGCCGAATTTGTACTGGCCATGAAACACGGGCTCGGTCTTAACAAAATTCTGGGCACGATTCACATTTATCCGACTCTGGCCGAGGCCAACAAATACGCCGCCGGGGCCTGGAAACGCGCCCATGTACCGGAGACGCTGCTGCGATGGGTGGAGTGGTATCATACCGCGCGGAGGGGGTGA